In Sulfurihydrogenibium sp., the following proteins share a genomic window:
- a CDS encoding Spy/CpxP family protein refolding chaperone: MRKLKVAMLTLALGIGLVGNSFAMGDAPEKPYKMEKMAEKHERHLEKLKQELNLTDEQFNQIKEIKKQEKEEIKNFFVKEYKNPLLEATKSGKFDKEVFQKTMVENAKKKSEIKAKYLEKMFNVLNDEQRQKFINHMKEKMEKKQERMMNH, translated from the coding sequence ATGAGAAAGTTAAAAGTAGCAATGTTAACATTAGCACTTGGAATTGGATTAGTTGGAAATAGTTTTGCGATGGGAGATGCACCAGAAAAGCCATACAAAATGGAAAAAATGGCAGAAAAGCATGAAAGACATCTTGAAAAATTAAAACAAGAGCTTAATTTAACGGATGAACAGTTTAATCAAATTAAAGAGATTAAAAAACAAGAAAAAGAAGAAATTAAAAACTTCTTTGTAAAAGAGTATAAAAACCCTTTATTAGAAGCAACAAAAAGCGGAAAATTTGATAAAGAAGTTTTCCAAAAAACCATGGTAGAAAACGCTAAAAAAAAGTCTGAAATTAAAGCTAAATACTTAGAAAAAATGTTTAACGTTTTAAATGATGAGCAAAGACAAAAATTTATAAATCATATGAAAGAAAAAATGGAAAAAAAGCAAGAAAGGATGATGAACCACTGA
- a CDS encoding response regulator transcription factor produces the protein MINVIMIEDDKELAELLTQYLAKFNISVKNFEHPKKALEELKKNKNYDLMILDLTLPEIDGIDICKMLAKEGNIPIIISSARSDDTDKILALEIGADDYLAKPYNPRELVARIQAVLRRKNKAVEKVIKCGEFELDEEGYTIKKNGEPLNLTSAEYELLSMLIKNKGRVLTRDYILDNSIYLNYDSIDRTVDVIIGRIRKKIGDDPKNPKYIISVRGFGYKFEC, from the coding sequence ATGATAAATGTAATAATGATAGAAGATGACAAAGAATTGGCAGAGCTTTTAACTCAATATTTAGCAAAGTTTAATATATCTGTAAAAAATTTTGAACATCCTAAGAAAGCACTTGAAGAGCTTAAGAAAAACAAAAATTATGACCTAATGATTCTTGATTTAACACTTCCGGAAATTGATGGTATAGATATATGTAAAATGTTAGCAAAAGAAGGAAACATTCCCATCATCATATCCTCGGCAAGAAGTGACGATACAGACAAAATTCTTGCACTTGAAATAGGAGCAGATGATTATTTAGCTAAGCCGTATAACCCAAGAGAATTAGTAGCAAGAATTCAAGCTGTTTTAAGAAGAAAAAATAAAGCAGTTGAAAAAGTAATTAAGTGTGGTGAGTTTGAACTTGATGAAGAAGGTTATACAATTAAGAAAAATGGAGAACCTTTAAATCTAACTTCAGCAGAGTATGAGCTTCTATCCATGCTTATAAAAAATAAAGGCAGAGTCTTAACGAGAGATTATATCTTAGATAATTCAATCTATTTGAACTATGACAGTATAGATAGAACTGTTGATGTTATAATTGGAAGAATCAGAAAAAAGATAGGTGATGACCCAAAAAATCCAAAATATATCATATCTGTAAGAGGTTTTGGCTATAAATTTGAATGTTGA
- a CDS encoding ArsS family sensor histidine kinase — translation MNVERNSILFKISLAFLLIILLSSVFFYFLYKNAQEKELRDFIRKALLTVSSEGTNFPQKFETNYKVIEDPEAIYKIYTNSKILMERDFLTVKIVLLEYEGNKYLLINRFGISYLVEKSDEFELHRFVIVAWIFFNILMLILYVGIIRSFYPLKILREKIKLLKAGNLDISVEISSNDEIGFIAKEFNEAIKSLKKNEEVRKWFLRNIAHELKTPITKGKIAIELLEDEKGKQHFEKIFNRLEFLVNQLLMMEKLATKNLELKLECHPLENLINSGISLLLSEDKNNVIIELKESIKIKADNNLFPIALKNLIDNGLKFSEDGKVKIVIENKMIEFRNKGNKPSIDVDLIFEPFIKETTLKNQSGLGLGLYITKFILDLHKISISYKYENQENVFILDLSQAVCE, via the coding sequence TTGAATGTTGAGCGAAACTCAATACTCTTTAAGATTAGCTTAGCTTTTTTATTAATCATACTTTTATCATCGGTCTTTTTTTACTTTCTGTATAAAAATGCGCAAGAAAAAGAGTTAAGAGACTTTATTAGAAAAGCATTGTTGACAGTATCTTCGGAGGGTACTAACTTTCCCCAAAAATTTGAGACAAACTATAAAGTCATAGAAGACCCGGAAGCTATTTATAAAATATATACAAACAGCAAAATCTTAATGGAAAGAGATTTTTTAACAGTCAAAATTGTCCTTTTAGAATATGAAGGAAATAAGTATCTTCTTATAAATAGGTTTGGCATCAGCTATCTTGTAGAGAAAAGCGATGAGTTTGAACTTCATCGTTTTGTAATAGTTGCATGGATATTTTTTAACATTCTTATGCTAATACTTTATGTAGGAATTATTAGGTCTTTCTATCCTCTTAAAATTTTAAGAGAAAAGATAAAACTTTTAAAGGCTGGTAATCTTGATATAAGCGTTGAAATATCAAGTAATGATGAAATCGGCTTTATAGCAAAAGAATTTAACGAGGCTATAAAGTCATTAAAAAAGAATGAAGAGGTTAGAAAATGGTTTTTAAGAAATATAGCCCATGAGCTTAAAACACCAATAACAAAAGGAAAAATCGCCATAGAACTTCTTGAAGATGAAAAAGGAAAGCAGCATTTTGAAAAAATATTTAACAGATTAGAATTTTTGGTAAATCAGCTTTTGATGATGGAAAAGCTTGCGACAAAAAACCTTGAACTTAAATTAGAATGTCATCCATTGGAAAACCTTATAAACTCAGGAATTTCTCTACTTCTTTCAGAAGATAAAAACAACGTTATCATTGAATTAAAAGAAAGTATAAAAATAAAAGCTGACAACAACCTCTTTCCAATAGCATTAAAGAATCTTATTGATAATGGCTTAAAATTTAGCGAGGATGGTAAAGTTAAAATAGTTATTGAAAATAAAATGATTGAATTTAGAAATAAAGGAAACAAGCCATCTATTGATGTAGACTTGATTTTTGAACCATTTATAAAAGAAACGACATTGAAAAATCAATCAGGCTTAGGACTTGGCTTGTACATAACAAAGTTTATTTTAGATTTACATAAAATAAGCATTAGCTATAAATACGAAAATCAAGAGAATGTTTTTATACTTGACCTTTCTCAAGCAGTGTGCGAATAA
- the lpxB gene encoding lipid-A-disaccharide synthase, which produces MKKVFISVGEISGDNYASELAKHLKEYELIGITGPKMRAVGVKPIANLEDISVVGLTEALSKYKKIKEVFKQSVQALKSGVDLLIVVDFPGFNIKLLKEAKKLGIKTVYFISPQVWAWGSGRVKEIVENTDLLISILPFEEEIYKPYVSDKFKFAYVGHPLLDIIKTYENEDSFKPKLNIPKNKRIIGLLAGSRESEVNVILPILIEAARLLTKTFDDLHFLIPATVNMVDRVLEKVDFSLPITVITSNLSDKNLPKFENPSYEVMKNAVFSIITSGTATLEAAIIGNPFIIVYKVSPITYFIGKKLVKINYLGLPNIIAGNEIVPELLQDRCNPLDIANKTLEFLTDKNLYETQKRNLEIVRKSLGEKGAIERASNLIRTLLEKGQV; this is translated from the coding sequence ATGAAAAAAGTTTTCATTAGTGTTGGCGAAATTTCAGGAGACAATTACGCTTCTGAGCTTGCAAAACATTTAAAAGAATACGAGCTTATAGGAATAACAGGTCCAAAAATGAGGGCAGTCGGTGTAAAGCCGATTGCCAACCTTGAAGATATATCCGTTGTAGGTCTAACAGAAGCTCTTAGTAAATACAAAAAAATCAAAGAAGTATTCAAACAATCAGTCCAAGCTTTAAAATCAGGCGTTGACCTGTTAATCGTTGTAGATTTTCCAGGGTTTAACATAAAACTTTTAAAAGAAGCAAAAAAACTTGGAATAAAGACTGTGTACTTTATCTCTCCACAGGTTTGGGCTTGGGGAAGTGGCAGAGTTAAAGAAATAGTAGAAAATACAGATTTATTAATATCTATCCTACCTTTTGAAGAAGAAATTTATAAACCCTACGTATCAGATAAATTTAAATTTGCATATGTAGGACACCCGCTTTTAGATATAATCAAAACATACGAAAATGAAGATAGCTTTAAACCGAAATTAAACATTCCAAAGAATAAGAGAATCATAGGACTTCTTGCAGGCAGTAGGGAAAGCGAAGTAAATGTAATCCTTCCAATATTAATAGAAGCTGCAAGACTGCTAACAAAAACATTTGACGACCTGCATTTTTTAATTCCGGCTACTGTCAACATGGTTGATAGGGTGTTAGAAAAAGTTGACTTTAGCCTTCCTATAACCGTGATCACATCCAACCTATCAGATAAAAACCTTCCTAAGTTTGAAAACCCGTCATATGAAGTAATGAAAAATGCAGTTTTTTCGATAATCACATCAGGAACGGCAACCTTAGAAGCTGCTATTATTGGAAATCCATTTATCATTGTTTATAAGGTAAGTCCGATTACTTACTTTATTGGTAAAAAGCTTGTAAAGATAAATTATTTAGGGCTTCCAAACATAATAGCCGGCAATGAAATTGTACCGGAGCTTTTGCAGGATAGATGCAACCCTCTCGATATTGCTAATAAGACCCTTGAATTTTTGACAGATAAAAATCTATATGAAACCCAAAAGAGAAATTTAGAAATAGTTAGAAAATCTCTTGGAGAAAAAGGAGCTATAGAAAGGGCTTCAAATCTTATTCGCACACTGCTTGAGAAAGGTCAAGTATAA